The Cetobacterium somerae ATCC BAA-474 DNA window ATATCAATAACAGATTCAGTTTCACCAGATTGAGAAAGTGTTATCAAGATAATATCTTTAGAAAAGTAATTTTCTAATAATTGAATATGACTGTTAGAAATACTTCTTATTCCAAGAAGAGCTAGACGCTCATTCATATATGAAGAAATATTATTTGCTATTCCTGTAGATGTAAACATAAAAAGTTTATCTTTGTTTTTTTTCAATAAATTAATTGCTTTTTTGAATGATTCATTTTCTTCGAAAGAATAATCCTTAGAAATTAAAGAATTATTATTTATTTTTAAAAAATAAATAAAATTGGAGTAACTGCTATAGCCAATTTTACTCATACATTTATAGATGACAGATGTAGAAGTAAAATTTTCTAAAGCTACATTTCTAATAGAAATTTTCTTTTTATTTTGAATATTTTGAACTATAAACTCTAAAATAGTTTTTTCTAGAATTGTCAATTTGTGTTTTTTACAAATATAATTTATATCAATCATTAATATCACCAACAATATTATATATCATAAAGGAGAAAAAATGGAAAAGAAATTTTTACAAGACCCTTGGGCAAGAGTAACAACAAGAAATGGATTAGTAGGAGATGAGGTTATTTCAGCTCTTCAAAAATCTATTAGAAGAGGAAAAGTTGAGGCAGCATGCGAATTTGCTTATGAAATGTATATAACATCTCCACAAATGGAGGAAAAACTATGGAGAAGATTAGTTGCAATTTCTGTTGAAGATATTGGAATGGGAGATCCAATGGCAGCTATTCTAATAAATAATTTAAAAGAAATGAGGAAAGAATATGCTTATGCTGATGGAGATAGACCAATATTTTTTATTCATGCAATTAGATATCTTTGTAATTGTGAAAAAGATAGATCAAGTGATTTATTAAAAAATATTGTTATTAAAGGATTTGCGATGGGACATGTTCCAGAGATACCTGATTATGCTTTAGATAAACATACAACTAGAGGAGCAGAAATGGGAAGAGATTCATTTCATTTTTTAAATGAAGCTAGTATGGTTATTCCTCAAAAAGAAGTAGATAATGACTATAAAGAACAATATAATGAAATTTTAAAGAAGTACGATCCAAAAAAAGTAGTAATATCAGCATTTAAATATAATCCGTGGCAAGAATAGGAGTTTGGGGGAAGAATGGAGAATAAATTTTTAAGTAAATTAGAAAAAGTACTTTTGCCTATAGGGGATAAAATTGGTAATCAAAAACATTTAGCAGCAATTTCAACAGGAATGATGATGACTCTTTCTTTAATTGTTGTAGGTTCATTATTTTTAATACTAGCTAATCCACCTATAAATGTTGATTTAGTAAATCCTGAAACACAAAATATATTTTTGAAATTTATGTTAAATTGGAAAAAATTTGCTATAGAAAATTATGCAATATTAACTAAGCCTTTTAATTTTACAATGGGAATAGTAGGTTTAATGACATCATTTACTATAGCTTATGCATTATCAGGAAACTATAATCTTAATAAGTCAACATCGGGTTTAATATCAATGATTATATTTTTACTAGTAGCTGCACCAATTGAAAATAACTCTATTGTAATGACTTATTTAGGTGCTGATGGGTTATTTATTGCAATTATCTTAAGTCTTTTAACAGTTGAAATAACAATGCTTATTGAAAAATTAGATTGGAAGTTTAAAGGTGAACATATTCCACCAGCAGTTTTATCTTTTATGAATGCATTAATTCCATTACTAGTGAATATAATTATAATTTATGGTTTAAGTATTACAATCTTTGTATATACAGGAAAAGATATTCCAAGTTTAATAATGATGATATTAACACCAGC harbors:
- a CDS encoding PTS sugar transporter subunit IIC: MENKFLSKLEKVLLPIGDKIGNQKHLAAISTGMMMTLSLIVVGSLFLILANPPINVDLVNPETQNIFLKFMLNWKKFAIENYAILTKPFNFTMGIVGLMTSFTIAYALSGNYNLNKSTSGLISMIIFLLVAAPIENNSIVMTYLGADGLFIAIILSLLTVEITMLIEKLDWKFKGEHIPPAVLSFMNALIPLLVNIIIIYGLSITIFVYTGKDIPSLIMMILTPALTIGNNIWGYVAIVVFGNLLWLFGINGTSIIFPLVFSLGIANTGINAELIKSGQEPQMLMNLQMFRVAILGGAGNTIGLVILMMRSRSQQLKSIGKLSFIPGICGINEPVIFGTPIILNPILAIPFLFMPIVSLSLTYVAQKIDLISMGYIVDPSFAPFFIQGYLSSMDIRNLIFTIFIAVLSIIIYYPFFKIHEKHMLEIENSI
- a CDS encoding MurR/RpiR family transcriptional regulator, translated to MIDINYICKKHKLTILEKTILEFIVQNIQNKKKISIRNVALENFTSTSVIYKCMSKIGYSSYSNFIYFLKINNNSLISKDYSFEENESFKKAINLLKKNKDKLFMFTSTGIANNISSYMNERLALLGIRSISNSHIQLLENYFSKDIILITLSQSGETESVIDILKIATKNKIRSLSFIGKKDTTIENLSDISLISTNDIFFADVITIFEEILKRI